From Leguminivora glycinivorella isolate SPB_JAAS2020 chromosome 24, LegGlyc_1.1, whole genome shotgun sequence, a single genomic window includes:
- the LOC125238839 gene encoding chorion class high-cysteine HCB protein 12-like, producing MVSKVVILCAFAILVQSISGQRSGCCGSGRSGRYGGSGCGCSCGSSGSSNAVYGNSINIPTSGGDFVVTSVGPISPSGISVSSDLDLRGDLDVYGELPYLSAVQFSGEYDTQGSGCVDYSCGTCGNVAITSVQGSSGCGCGSSCGCGSSCGCGCR from the exons ATGGTGTCCAAGGTTGTGATCCTCTGCGCTTTCGCCATTCTGGTTCAg TCCATCTCCGGACAGAGGAGCGGTTGCTGCGGGTCCGGCCGCTCCGGCAGATACGGCGGCTCCGGTTGTGGCTGCTCATGCGGCAGCTCTGGAAGCTCTAATGCCGTCTACGGTAACTCCATCAACATCCCCACCAGCGGCGGCGACTTCGTCGTCACCAGCGTCGGCCCCATCTCCCCCTCCGGCATCTCCGTCTCCTCCGACCTGGACCTGAGAGGAGACTTGGACGTCTACGGAGAACTGCCGTACCTGAGCGCCGTACAGTTCTCTGGCGAATACGACACTCAAGGTTCTGGCTGCGTGGACTACAGCTGCGGCACCTGCGGGAACGTGGCCATCACCAGCGTGCAGGGCAGCTCCGGCTGCGGCTGCGGCTCCAGCTGCGGCTGCGGCTCCAGCTGCGGCTGTGGCTGTCGCTAA
- the LOC125238841 gene encoding chorion class high-cysteine HCA protein 12-like, whose product MSPYTVLVLCLQLCLIQSVLSQGCCGSRGYSSSSGCGCGSYGGQGCGQVGVTGPIQACGTTCVQGCVPVLGSVCFDGCAPACGCVSICGECCGCGCN is encoded by the exons ATGTCTCCCTACACCGTGCTCGTCCTCTGCCTGCAGCTCTGCCTGATCCAG TCCGTGCTGAGCCAGGGCTGCTGCGGCTCCAGAGGCTACAGCTCCAGCAGCGGCTGCGGCTGCGGCTCGTACGGCGGGCAGGGCTGCGGGCAGGTGGGCGTGACCGGCCCCATCCAAGCGTGCGGCACCACCTGCGTTCAGGGATGCGTGCCCGTGCTCGGATCCGTCTGCTTCGACGGCTGCGCGCCCGCCTGCGGCTGCGTCTCCATCTGCGGAGAGTGCTGCGGATGCGGATGCAACTAA